The Bernardetia sp. ABR2-2B DNA window ATTTTTATCAGCTACTGATTGTTTTTCAAGGCTTTGAGTTGCGTTTTTAGCTGTAAATCCATCTTTTCTTAGCGTCCAATAACAGTAAGCATTGAGTGCATTTCTGAAAGCATCTTCATTACGCCAACGAAAATAATCTACTACATCTTCTTTGGTAGGAAGTTGAGAAATACGACAATCAAAAGCAGCCAAATCATTTAATAGAAGAGAAAATTTAGCACTTGCTTCTCCTGCTAGTATAGAATTATATTTTCTTGTTTTTCGACTAAAAGCAGTCTCATTTTGATTAAAAAGTAACGAAATTTCATCGCTTTCTGTATATCCATAAACTACATTAAAACCTACATTCATTAAGTGCTTTACAGTCTCTACCATATAATCTCTAAAACGAGTATCAAAAGGAGCTTCAAAATTATGTTTTTGCTTGGTAAGTGTCGTAAAATTTCTGCCATCAATTCTAGCAACCATATAAATTTGAGGAAGTACGCATATATCACTATTGGTTTCATAGATACGCATACGTTTGTCTAAATCATCAAACTTCATTTTCTATTTTTTTTAGTTGAGAGTTTTCATTTTCTGTATTGACTATATATATTTCATCAAAACCCTCTTCATACGTGGGAAGTTCCATTTTTTTGTAAGTAGATAAAACTCCCACTTTTGCAATTTTCGCTTTTCCTTTCCTCAAATCATTTCTTTCTAAGGCTGTCTGTAAAGTTGTGTCAAAATAAATTCCGATAATTTTAAATCCTCTTTTCTTTAGTTTTTGAATATATTTTGCACGTTCTTTTTTTGTTGGGTTTGTATTGTCAATGACTAAACGCTGCTGAAATTCTAAGCAGAAATCTAATAATTTAGCCTCTTTATTTCTTGTATTGAGTAAGTCTAAACTAATTCTCAAATGAGAATTAAAATATTCTTTTTTATAAAATGTTGATTTTCCACTCCCTTGTAGCCCTATAAAAAGTATTGCTTCCATTATTTTGTATTAGTTAAGAAAATTAGTCGTGCAACCACTCTTTTTTCAATAAAAGCTCTTCTTCTGTTTCTACAACATTCTCGTCAATAATACAACAATCAGCAGGACAAACAAAAGCACATTGAGGCTCATCGTGAAAACCATTACATTCCGTACATTTATCACTTACGATATAATAAATAAAATCATCTAAAGGAGGAAATTCTGTATGAGCATCTAAAATTCTTCCGTCTTGAGTTTCTACTTTTTTTAGATTTGTTCCCTCTGCAAACGACCAGTTTTGAGAACCCTCATAAATCGCATTATTTGGACATTCTATCTGACAAGCACCACAATTTATACACGCATCTGTTATTCTTAAAGCCATTTTATTTCTCTGCTAATTTTAATATTTTTGAAGTTACAAATTTAATCAAAATAGAATTTACTAAAAAACACCTTGCTTTGAAAAACAAATATATTTTTAAATCGCAACGTTTAGGCTTTAGAAATTGGCAAAATACTGATACAGAGAAGCTCTTTGCTTTAAATTCTGATAAAGATGTAATGGAATTTTTTCCTTTTCTGCCTTCTTTAGAACAAACACAAGCATTGATAGAGAAAATGAGAGGTCAGTTTGAAAAAAATGGCTTTTGTTATTTTGCTGTTGATTTGTTAGAAACCAATGAATTTATTGGTTTTATCGGAATCGCAGAACAAAACTATGAAGCTGACTTCACGCCTTGTATAGATATTGGTTGGCGATTAGATAAAAAATACTGGGGAAAAGGCTATGCTAGTGAAGGCGCAAAACGCTGTTTGGAATTTGCTTTTGAGGAAATGAAATTGAAGTCTATAAAAGCTGTCGCACCAAAAATAAATCTAAAATCTATAAATGTAATGGAAAAAATCGGAATGAAATACGTAAAAGATTTCAAACATCCAGCCTTAGAAAATGACAAGCGATTAGAAACTTGTGTGTTATATGAAATAAATAAAGAAATTTAAACCTATAAGACTTCTAAAAACCTTATAGGTTTGATTAAATTACTTTTTCAACATCAATTCAGTTTCGGCTGGAAGTTTAGCTACATTTCTCATCATATAGCCTTCTTCTGTTTTTACCATTTCAAAAGAAACTTTATCGTCAGCAGTCATTCCTTGCATTGAAGTAGCTTCTGCTTTAAAGTCCATTTTCATTGCCATCATCACATCAGGAATTTCTTCATGATTGACAGTAACCACTACATGTCCTGCTTCATCTGCTTCGGTCATGCCTACAAGCTGTCCACGAACAGAATAAACATCTTCTTGTGGCGTTTCATCCACTGTAACTTCTGCTTCTTCAACTGAAGTATCTTCCAAAAGAACCATCTCCTCAACTGGAGTTTCTTCAACAGTTTCTTTTTTTTCTGACTGACAAGCAAACATAAACGTCGCTGCAAGAGCTAAAAGGGCAATCTTTTTCATAAAAATAAGTTTTAAATACTTGATATAAGTAAATTGTAAAATCTCAAACCTACATTCTACTGCTAATTTGAAAGCACAATTTAATCAAAATATACTTGTTTTTACTTTTCCTTATTCATTTTCTTTATCTCCTCTTTCTCCAATAGAAAAATAAGCTCACTTACCAAATGAGCAGCATTGAAAGAAGCTACTTTCAAAAACTTCTTGTATAATTTGGCTGCATTTTCATCGGCTGTATCACTAATACTTCTGATGACTACAAACGGAACACCCTGTTGATAACAAATTTGAGCTACTGCGCCACCCTCCATCTCAACAGCTTTGGCTTTAAAT harbors:
- a CDS encoding AAA family ATPase → MEAILFIGLQGSGKSTFYKKEYFNSHLRISLDLLNTRNKEAKLLDFCLEFQQRLVIDNTNPTKKERAKYIQKLKKRGFKIIGIYFDTTLQTALERNDLRKGKAKIAKVGVLSTYKKMELPTYEEGFDEIYIVNTENENSQLKKIENEV
- a CDS encoding GNAT family N-acetyltransferase, producing the protein MKNKYIFKSQRLGFRNWQNTDTEKLFALNSDKDVMEFFPFLPSLEQTQALIEKMRGQFEKNGFCYFAVDLLETNEFIGFIGIAEQNYEADFTPCIDIGWRLDKKYWGKGYASEGAKRCLEFAFEEMKLKSIKAVAPKINLKSINVMEKIGMKYVKDFKHPALENDKRLETCVLYEINKEI
- a CDS encoding tRNA(His) guanylyltransferase Thg1 family protein, producing MKFDDLDKRMRIYETNSDICVLPQIYMVARIDGRNFTTLTKQKHNFEAPFDTRFRDYMVETVKHLMNVGFNVVYGYTESDEISLLFNQNETAFSRKTRKYNSILAGEASAKFSLLLNDLAAFDCRISQLPTKEDVVDYFRWRNEDAFRNALNAYCYWTLRKDGFTAKNATQSLEKQSVADKNELLFSYGINFNDLPSWQKRGVGVYWKEYQKRGINPITKEVKLTERRKLYVDMDLEMKDAYSDFIREFL
- a CDS encoding 4Fe-4S dicluster domain-containing protein: MALRITDACINCGACQIECPNNAIYEGSQNWSFAEGTNLKKVETQDGRILDAHTEFPPLDDFIYYIVSDKCTECNGFHDEPQCAFVCPADCCIIDENVVETEEELLLKKEWLHD
- a CDS encoding copper-binding protein gives rise to the protein MKKIALLALAATFMFACQSEKKETVEETPVEEMVLLEDTSVEEAEVTVDETPQEDVYSVRGQLVGMTEADEAGHVVVTVNHEEIPDVMMAMKMDFKAEATSMQGMTADDKVSFEMVKTEEGYMMRNVAKLPAETELMLKK